A stretch of the Xiphias gladius isolate SHS-SW01 ecotype Sanya breed wild chromosome 21, ASM1685928v1, whole genome shotgun sequence genome encodes the following:
- the LOC120807557 gene encoding potassium voltage-gated channel subfamily A member 2, with product MTVATGDPSDEAAAHPGHPQDYDPEADHECCERVVINISGLRFETQLKTLSQFPETLLGDPKKRMRYFDPLRNEYFFDRNRPSFDAILYYYQSGGRLRRPVNVTLDIFSEEIRFYELGEEAIEMFREDEGFIKEEERPLPENEFQRQVWLLFEYPESSGPARIIAIISVMVILISIVSFCLETLPIFRNDEEEMHKSHAEVFSPETNTTIISYTSTYFTDPFFILETLCIIWFSFEFLVRFFACPSKAGFFGNIMNIIDIVAIIPYFITLGTELADRPEDGQAGQQAMSLAILRVIRLVRVFRIFKLSRHSKGLQILGQTLKASMRELGLLIFFLFIGVILFSSAVYFAEADEPESQFESIPDAFWWAVVSMTTVGYGDMVPTTIGGKIVGSLCAIAGVLTIALPVPVIVSNFNYFYHRETEGEEQAQYLQVNVPKADSAEELKKSRSGSTISKSDYMEIQEAVNNSNEDFQEENLKTANCTLANTNYVNITKMLTDV from the coding sequence ATGACTGTTGCCACAGGCGACCCCTCTGACGAGGCGGCTGCACACCCGGGGCACCCGCAGGACTACGACCCGGAGGCCGACCATGAGTGTTGTGAGAGGGTGGTCATCAACATCTCAGGGCTGCGCTTTGAGACACAACTCAAAACCCTCTCCCAGTTCCCAGAGACACTGCTGGGGGACCCCAAAAAGAGGATGCGGTACTTTGACCCACTGAGGAACGAGTATTTTTTCGACAGGAACAGACCCAGCTTTGACGCCATATTGTATTATTACCAATCAGGGGGCCGGCTAAGAAGGCCAGTCAACGTCACCCTTGATATTTTCTCAGAGGAAATTCGCTTCTACGAGCTGGGCGAGGAGGCCATCGAAATGTTCAGAGAAGACGAGGGTTTCATCAAGGAGGAAGAGCGGCCCCTTCCTGAAAATGAGTTTCAGAGACAGGTGTGGCTGCTGTTCGAGTACCCAGAGAGCTCAGGTCCTGCTAGGATTATTGCCATAATCTCTGTCATGGTCATCTTGATATCTATAGTCAGTTTCTGCTTGGAGACCCTCCCCATTTTCCGCAATGATGAGGAGGAAATGCACAAGTCTCATGCGGAAGTGTTTTCACCTGAGACCAACACCACAATCATCAGCTACACATCCACCTACTTCACTGACCCCTTCTTTATCCTGGAGACTCTTTGCATAATATGGTTCTCCTTTGAGTTCCTGGTGCGCTTCTTTGCCTGTCCCAGCAAAGCAGGCTTTTTTGGTAATATAATGAACATTATTGATATTGTTGCCATTATCCCTTACTTCATCACTCTTGGCACGGAGCTAGCAGACAGGCCAGAGGATGGTCAAGCAGGTCAGCAAGCCATGTCTTTAGCCATTCTCAGGGTCATCCGCTTAGTACGAGTCTTCAGAATTTTCAAGCTCTCTCGTCACTCCAAGGGGCTTCAGATTTTGGGCCAGACCCTGAAAGCCAGCATGAGAGAGTTGGGCCtgctcattttcttcctcttcatagGGGTCATCCTTTTCTCCAGCGCCGTCTACTTTGCTGAAGCGGACGAGCCCGAGTCACAGTTCGAGAGCATCCCAGATGCGTTTTGGTGGGCTGTGGTGTCCATGACAACAGTCGGCTATGGTGATATGGTCCCAACTACCATTGGTGGTAAGATCGTGGGCTCCCTCTGTGCCATCGCAGGTGTGCTGACCATTGCCTTGCCAGTGCCTGTCATTGTGTCCAACTTCAACTACTTCTATCACCGTGAGACTGAAGGTGAAGAACAGGCGCAGTACCTGCAGGTCAACGTCCCTAAAGCTGATTCAGCggaggagctgaagaagagCCGGAGCGGCTCCACCATCAGTAAATCGGACTATATGGAGATCCAGGAGGCTGTGAACAACAGCAACGAGGACTTTCAGGAGGAGAACCTCAAGACAGCCAACTGCACACTGGCCAACACAAACTATGTAAACATCACCAAAATGCTCACGGACGTGTAG